From a single Natronorubrum tibetense GA33 genomic region:
- a CDS encoding MBL fold metallo-hydrolase produces MIANLAQGVQVFTSNVYLVDGERTVLIDPGANFDVVSAIRERVDDLDAVVLTHTHRDHVGNLEAVTDAFDVDTWGYDTSIDGVDHAIEDEETVQLGDDEYVALHTPGHKNDHLCFYAADAGILFAGDLVFQNGSFGRTDLEEGDRELLIESIDRLLERIDEGLEEMHTGHGPSVTNNPYDHVELSARMARQA; encoded by the coding sequence ATGATCGCCAATCTCGCGCAGGGCGTCCAGGTGTTCACGAGCAACGTCTATCTCGTCGACGGCGAGCGAACCGTCCTGATCGATCCGGGAGCGAACTTCGACGTCGTCAGCGCTATCCGCGAGCGAGTCGACGATCTTGACGCCGTCGTTCTCACCCATACCCATCGGGATCACGTCGGCAACCTGGAGGCCGTCACAGACGCCTTCGACGTCGACACGTGGGGATACGACACCTCGATCGACGGCGTCGATCACGCCATCGAGGACGAAGAGACGGTCCAACTGGGCGACGACGAGTACGTCGCGCTCCACACGCCGGGGCACAAGAACGATCACCTCTGTTTCTACGCGGCCGACGCGGGGATCCTCTTCGCGGGCGACCTCGTCTTCCAGAACGGGAGCTTCGGCCGGACAGACCTCGAGGAGGGCGACCGCGAGCTATTGATCGAAAGCATCGATCGGCTACTCGAGCGGATCGACGAGGGCCTCGAGGAGATGCACACGGGACACGGCCCGAGCGTGACGAACAACCCGTACGATCACGTGGAGCTGTCGGCGAGAATGGCCCGGCAGGCCTGA
- a CDS encoding winged helix-turn-helix domain-containing protein: MPPENASGDEPEWVGAWKEHASAFDRVKSVTMTLSESRPASWIAEEAAVSPNTARDHLRRLIDLGVVMATEQDGVRHYYPDPLYTRLRDIRELLEDTTKRELSEQAVALKEDIAEWKAEYDADSPDALRERAAVDDVSAELAYELTRAASDWELARYRLSLVQDAIKNYDTWTSDSSSVTI; the protein is encoded by the coding sequence ATGCCGCCCGAAAATGCGTCCGGCGACGAGCCAGAATGGGTAGGGGCGTGGAAGGAGCACGCGTCGGCGTTTGATCGGGTGAAGTCGGTCACGATGACGCTTTCGGAGTCCCGACCCGCCTCTTGGATCGCTGAAGAGGCAGCCGTCTCTCCGAATACTGCGCGGGACCATCTACGTCGACTCATCGATCTTGGTGTCGTGATGGCGACCGAGCAGGACGGGGTCCGCCACTACTATCCGGATCCGCTGTACACGCGACTCCGAGACATCCGGGAGTTACTCGAAGACACGACAAAACGGGAACTCTCAGAGCAGGCAGTGGCGTTGAAAGAAGATATCGCGGAGTGGAAAGCCGAGTATGACGCTGACTCCCCCGACGCACTCCGTGAACGAGCAGCTGTGGACGATGTCTCTGCTGAGCTGGCATACGAATTGACGCGGGCAGCAAGCGACTGGGAACTCGCCCGGTATCGGCTCTCGCTTGTGCAGGACGCGATCAAGAACTACGACACCTGGACGTCTGACTCGTCGTCAGTCACCATATGA
- a CDS encoding helix-turn-helix transcriptional regulator: MNRSVSVGIVALVVIGFLAGTAGIGVPMAMSDTDVGESASSQSITATQPTAQDSSATTTVADESIASDSQDFDTTTFQITVHENGSATWTFQHEQRFDAENESEEREAFEEFAEEFEEEETGLYERFVTQAQRMTDSGAETTDREMEATGFNRSATVDDRFGTRGIVEMSFTWNGFAEVEDGTVEVGDVFEQMYIGSDQSIVIIAGDGLTFDRIGPEDGAQPSHNTLENADSVQWQGEQQFLDGNPRAVFVTDGSGGENDETGSAVSPITNGDDAAWYLALGALLVLGIGGTAVWYRRRNSGSETDGHTATDAGATAQSNVTSAEQTDLDATASSAGESHDEDSTNGASPLANEELLTDEDRVIKLIRENGGRMKQVNIVEETGWSKSKVSMLLSDMEEEGTISKLRVGRENIISLEGFEPEATKSPFEE, translated from the coding sequence ATGAACCGGTCGGTCTCCGTCGGCATCGTCGCCCTCGTCGTCATCGGTTTTCTCGCCGGTACCGCCGGTATCGGGGTTCCGATGGCGATGTCCGACACCGATGTCGGCGAGAGCGCCTCGTCTCAGTCGATCACAGCGACGCAGCCGACCGCTCAGGACTCGAGTGCAACTACCACGGTAGCCGACGAGTCGATCGCCAGCGACTCACAAGATTTCGACACGACGACGTTCCAGATCACCGTCCACGAAAACGGCAGCGCGACGTGGACCTTCCAGCACGAACAGCGCTTCGACGCCGAGAACGAATCCGAAGAGCGCGAGGCGTTCGAGGAGTTCGCCGAAGAGTTCGAGGAGGAAGAGACCGGACTGTACGAGCGGTTCGTCACGCAGGCCCAGCGGATGACCGACAGCGGCGCCGAAACGACCGACCGGGAGATGGAGGCGACGGGGTTCAACCGATCCGCGACGGTCGATGATCGCTTCGGAACCCGGGGGATCGTCGAGATGTCGTTCACCTGGAACGGGTTCGCGGAGGTCGAAGACGGGACCGTCGAAGTCGGCGACGTCTTCGAACAAATGTATATCGGCTCGGATCAGTCGATCGTGATTATCGCCGGCGACGGCCTCACGTTCGATCGTATCGGGCCCGAAGACGGGGCCCAGCCCTCACACAACACGCTCGAGAACGCCGACTCGGTGCAGTGGCAAGGTGAACAACAGTTCCTGGACGGCAATCCGCGCGCCGTCTTCGTCACGGACGGTTCGGGCGGCGAGAACGACGAGACTGGCTCGGCCGTTTCGCCGATCACGAACGGCGACGACGCGGCGTGGTACCTTGCTCTCGGCGCGCTCCTCGTACTGGGGATCGGTGGCACCGCTGTCTGGTACCGACGCCGAAATTCGGGATCCGAGACCGACGGTCACACGGCTACCGACGCCGGCGCCACGGCGCAGTCGAACGTCACATCGGCCGAGCAGACGGATCTGGACGCAACGGCGTCGTCCGCAGGCGAGAGCCACGACGAAGACTCGACCAACGGTGCCAGCCCGCTGGCCAACGAGGAACTGCTCACCGACGAGGACCGAGTCATCAAACTCATCCGCGAGAACGGTGGCCGAATGAAACAGGTCAACATCGTCGAGGAGACCGGCTGGTCGAAGTCCAAGGTCAGCATGCTCCTCTCCGATATGGAAGAAGAGGGAACCATCAGCAAGCTTCGCGTCGGCCGCGAGAACATCATCAGCCTCGAGGGGTTCGAACCCGAGGCGACCAAATCTCCATTCGAGGAGTGA
- a CDS encoding site-specific integrase, whose amino-acid sequence MTNAKPTAAITQELRRELGDEAEDVQRKYSDLHDWMINEGKNPRREIGLNRTTAKNYLNRLDQLHRLSITHFEPDDPSKIEDEHADALLLMIDRAEITKQRGKNKDEEYGESTKRKFSDTLECYFKWRYYERSMDYEWEPKINFSDEKGESAYRFTYRELGKLFKEAETYGVLPSYYDTPVNERERVDGLVAQRLGIPKEDVTRNDWLHADWSGKTHSLVTVGFDAGLAPIEIANAETRWYDPKTKTLTIPTEYSCKEREKEEVGLSDESADSMSGWMQERRHLSKYDGSNKIWLNREGNSYQSGSLCNLLRSLCEEAGIKTDDRKIVWYSLRQTMGRNVTAEGELSEANDQLRHERFETTQERYNQTPVEKLQLRLNETRRKATKAAADPNYNPYEEEEQTTSSTRNANTSSAQNAGDPSSAVTTTHGGGVHIDAVIPDTTESRVDITKQILHDETED is encoded by the coding sequence ATGACGAATGCAAAGCCAACGGCTGCTATCACTCAAGAGTTGCGGAGAGAACTCGGTGATGAGGCAGAAGATGTGCAGCGAAAGTATAGTGACCTTCACGATTGGATGATCAATGAGGGGAAGAATCCAAGGCGAGAAATCGGACTCAACAGAACAACGGCGAAGAACTACCTCAATCGTCTCGATCAGCTTCATCGGCTCTCGATCACACATTTCGAACCGGATGATCCGTCGAAAATCGAAGATGAGCACGCAGACGCGCTTCTGTTGATGATTGACCGAGCAGAGATCACAAAACAACGCGGGAAGAATAAAGACGAAGAGTACGGTGAATCAACGAAGAGAAAATTCTCCGACACGCTGGAGTGTTACTTCAAGTGGCGGTATTATGAAAGATCGATGGACTACGAATGGGAGCCCAAGATCAACTTCAGTGATGAGAAAGGTGAGTCCGCATACCGGTTCACTTACCGCGAATTAGGGAAGTTGTTCAAAGAAGCAGAAACGTACGGAGTGCTTCCATCGTACTACGATACACCAGTTAACGAGCGAGAACGGGTTGACGGTCTCGTTGCACAACGCCTCGGGATTCCGAAAGAAGATGTCACGCGGAACGACTGGCTCCATGCCGATTGGAGCGGGAAAACCCATTCACTGGTGACCGTTGGATTTGATGCTGGATTAGCCCCGATCGAAATTGCAAACGCCGAGACGCGCTGGTACGACCCGAAAACAAAGACACTCACAATCCCGACAGAGTACTCCTGTAAAGAGCGCGAAAAAGAAGAAGTCGGTCTGAGTGATGAATCTGCGGATTCGATGAGTGGATGGATGCAGGAACGACGCCACCTCAGTAAATACGACGGCAGCAACAAGATCTGGCTTAATAGAGAGGGGAACTCCTACCAATCAGGGAGCCTCTGTAATCTTCTTCGAAGTCTCTGCGAAGAAGCAGGCATCAAAACTGACGATCGAAAGATTGTCTGGTACAGTCTCCGCCAAACGATGGGACGGAACGTCACGGCAGAAGGAGAACTGTCAGAAGCTAACGATCAGTTGCGTCACGAACGATTCGAAACAACACAGGAGCGATACAACCAAACCCCAGTCGAAAAGCTTCAACTCCGACTCAATGAAACACGGCGGAAGGCAACGAAGGCAGCAGCAGATCCAAATTACAACCCCTACGAGGAAGAAGAACAGACTACATCGTCGACGCGTAACGCGAACACTTCGTCAGCACAGAACGCAGGAGATCCGTCCTCTGCGGTCACCACAACACATGGAGGAGGCGTCCATATTGACGCTGTAATCCCCGACACTACAGAATCCCGAGTCGATATCACGAAGCAAATTCTCCACGACGAAACAGAGGACTAA
- a CDS encoding transposase, translating into MTSHQSGKAKISHSDAYACDLGTDADGSYSVDITGSHGDETNDDVGLGGRDTDVAVEHPVENQQELRYRAHLTAQLAARNDKKIRNTEPAAAFDDAVLAVADRALDAVGIDITAIPIEQPYLYALFLHDAWGFNSILKLTRHLDDHPVIASRIELSEMPSDSSFYRRVSTLADEGLAGPIKNASERAVHAVWRNCRHVPEEVMEHWDLSPITSINKYPVSAETRREAIRNWVKVLLSDAAETLTFDRAENASYTMEEYIGVLAHSALQNTGLTALPTTAAWLYDADRLPTGESLLKHIKSDSLRLDEIETQFAAANASVLQRGETLGLFDNPLDLAFDTVDITWWGYPLEATIGKRRSATDATPDWVYGVLIAVTKDARVCFGVNLVKSKDLHDSVLDDLLATATTYAHIRHVFGDKEFYDGSVIETLRKHIGDGWVIKAQRRNRVQEFIREIPTDNRGFRSGLNVTSATPAPNAFALPKRLHGQQTLVHFRDSNTETAADDRADTHTVYLTDMTDEDVSVEMIKSRYDDRWSIETAMRQYQHDFHPVCGSKNVKIRVYCANIAMLFFNWHALINRVLSPQYNLPLTVTHQELLTAIRDVAFREADGREN; encoded by the coding sequence ATGACAAGTCACCAATCAGGAAAAGCGAAAATATCCCATTCGGACGCATACGCTTGCGATCTCGGTACTGACGCTGATGGATCGTACAGTGTTGACATCACAGGCAGTCATGGCGACGAGACCAATGATGACGTGGGTCTCGGAGGGCGTGATACTGACGTTGCTGTCGAGCATCCAGTCGAAAACCAGCAGGAATTACGTTACCGGGCCCACCTCACTGCACAACTCGCTGCCCGCAACGATAAGAAGATTAGAAACACCGAACCCGCCGCAGCGTTCGACGACGCTGTGCTGGCTGTCGCGGATCGCGCGCTCGATGCGGTCGGTATTGACATAACCGCAATTCCGATCGAGCAACCGTACCTTTACGCCCTCTTCTTACACGATGCGTGGGGGTTCAACTCAATCCTGAAACTCACCCGGCATTTGGATGATCACCCCGTGATTGCAAGTCGGATCGAACTGAGTGAGATGCCCAGTGACTCCTCGTTCTACCGGCGTGTCTCAACACTCGCTGACGAGGGACTGGCAGGCCCCATCAAGAATGCAAGCGAGCGCGCGGTTCACGCCGTGTGGCGGAACTGTCGTCACGTCCCAGAGGAAGTAATGGAACACTGGGACCTTTCCCCAATAACGAGCATCAACAAGTATCCTGTATCAGCAGAGACGCGCCGAGAGGCGATTCGAAACTGGGTGAAAGTCTTACTCTCGGACGCTGCTGAGACACTCACGTTCGATCGTGCAGAGAATGCCTCGTACACCATGGAAGAATACATCGGCGTGCTCGCTCACAGTGCACTCCAGAATACTGGTCTCACTGCTCTCCCGACCACGGCAGCGTGGCTGTACGATGCCGACCGACTCCCTACGGGAGAGAGCTTGCTCAAACACATCAAATCAGACTCACTCCGTCTTGATGAAATCGAGACACAGTTCGCTGCAGCGAACGCCTCGGTACTACAGCGAGGTGAAACGCTCGGTTTGTTCGATAACCCATTGGATCTCGCATTCGACACAGTAGACATCACGTGGTGGGGTTACCCTCTTGAAGCGACTATCGGGAAACGTCGATCAGCGACAGATGCCACACCGGACTGGGTGTACGGCGTGCTTATCGCGGTCACCAAGGACGCACGTGTGTGCTTCGGTGTTAACCTCGTAAAGAGCAAGGACCTGCATGACAGCGTTCTTGATGACCTGCTTGCGACGGCAACCACCTACGCCCACATCCGGCACGTGTTCGGCGACAAAGAATTCTACGACGGGTCGGTCATCGAGACGCTTCGGAAACACATCGGCGATGGCTGGGTGATCAAAGCCCAACGCAGGAACCGTGTTCAAGAATTCATACGCGAGATCCCGACAGACAACCGCGGATTCCGTTCCGGACTCAACGTCACAAGCGCAACGCCAGCGCCCAACGCATTTGCTCTCCCGAAGCGCCTCCACGGCCAGCAGACACTCGTGCATTTCAGAGACTCAAATACAGAGACTGCTGCTGATGATCGCGCCGATACTCATACGGTGTATCTTACAGACATGACGGATGAGGACGTGTCAGTAGAGATGATTAAGTCCCGGTACGATGATCGCTGGTCGATCGAAACGGCAATGCGCCAGTATCAACACGACTTCCACCCCGTCTGTGGTTCCAAGAACGTCAAGATACGAGTGTACTGCGCCAACATCGCCATGCTGTTCTTTAATTGGCATGCGCTGATCAACCGTGTCCTCTCCCCACAGTACAACCTCCCGTTGACCGTTACGCACCAAGAATTGCTCACTGCTATCCGGGATGTCGCCTTCAGAGAAGCAGACGGTCGAGAGAACTAA
- a CDS encoding tyrosine-type recombinase/integrase: protein MKDADQATDPLDRITLIPGPTEELLNERQYLDYRSEREHCLDWLLTFGKDPKTADGYAETTVSNRAFRMDQFYRWVWDHEGGYTSNLTHDHADRYLRHLAGQQKSNAHKNSCRKALMMLYKWRHHQRGADKWEPEITFSRKNQSTTPRDYLTREERTAIRDASLEYGSVPSRDSVYGDERDQWVAYLAQRFGKPKAEVTEADWERANNWKIPSLVGASLDGGLRPIEVERARTTWIDIDNGVLRIPKEESSKNTEHWIVSLQNQTVEMLDRWLTQRSTIEKYDDTDALWLTRKKNPYQSASLRNLLHRLCEIADISTENRQMSWYAIRHSTGTYMAREEGLAAAQTQLRHKSPESTMKYDQAPIEDRKNALDRMG, encoded by the coding sequence ATGAAAGACGCCGATCAGGCAACCGACCCCCTCGATCGGATCACGCTCATCCCTGGTCCAACTGAAGAGTTACTGAACGAACGACAGTACCTCGACTACCGGAGCGAGCGAGAACACTGTCTAGACTGGTTGTTGACGTTTGGGAAGGATCCCAAGACAGCTGACGGCTATGCTGAGACAACGGTCAGTAACCGAGCATTCCGGATGGACCAATTCTATCGCTGGGTCTGGGATCACGAAGGAGGGTACACGTCCAACCTCACTCACGACCACGCTGACAGATACTTGCGTCACTTAGCTGGTCAACAGAAGTCAAACGCGCACAAAAATTCGTGTCGGAAGGCCCTGATGATGCTCTACAAGTGGCGGCATCATCAACGAGGTGCGGACAAGTGGGAGCCAGAAATCACGTTCTCCCGCAAAAACCAATCAACGACACCCCGGGATTATCTGACGCGCGAAGAACGGACCGCAATCCGAGACGCGTCGCTGGAATATGGGAGCGTCCCGAGTCGTGATAGCGTCTACGGCGACGAACGAGACCAGTGGGTGGCGTATCTTGCCCAGCGGTTCGGGAAACCAAAAGCAGAGGTGACGGAAGCAGACTGGGAACGCGCGAACAATTGGAAAATCCCCAGCCTCGTTGGGGCAAGCCTCGATGGGGGACTTCGCCCGATCGAAGTTGAGCGCGCACGAACAACGTGGATTGACATCGACAACGGTGTCCTTCGAATCCCGAAAGAAGAGTCGTCAAAGAACACGGAACACTGGATCGTCAGCCTACAGAACCAGACCGTCGAGATGTTAGACCGCTGGCTGACGCAGCGATCAACGATCGAGAAATATGACGACACCGACGCTCTCTGGCTCACCAGAAAGAAAAATCCCTACCAATCCGCGTCACTTCGAAACCTACTCCATCGGCTCTGCGAGATTGCAGACATCTCCACCGAGAATCGACAGATGAGTTGGTACGCGATCCGCCACTCAACGGGAACGTACATGGCGCGCGAAGAAGGACTCGCTGCAGCACAGACACAGCTCCGTCATAAGTCCCCAGAATCGACGATGAAGTACGACCAAGCGCCAATTGAGGACAGGAAGAACGCGTTGGACCGAATGGGCTAG
- a CDS encoding ABC transporter ATP-binding protein, which produces MTELRLEGVSKRYETGASETAADALQEIDLTVKDGEFFTLVGPSGCGKTTTLRTIAGFEEPTDGTVYFDDKPMAGVPPEDRDVGVVFQSYGLFPHLSVAENVGYGLRFRNPPGGVSVDERVAELLELVDLEGTGSRDPDQLSGGQQQRVALARALAPAPDLLLLDEPMSALDARLRESLRRQLTRIQSRLDITTVYVTHDQEEALAISDRLAVMNDGRIEQVASPQTIYREPNTRFVAEFVGDNNIFEGTVVARDADRCVVDVGGKAVEVQSIPDGTDRVHFCVRAAALSPTVERNQFPISVETSEFRGETVHAYGRWNGVPIVLQLEEVPADEITVGFEPSSAHVLEP; this is translated from the coding sequence GTGACCGAGCTCCGACTCGAGGGCGTCTCGAAACGCTACGAGACCGGGGCAAGCGAGACCGCGGCGGATGCGCTGCAAGAGATTGACCTCACTGTCAAAGACGGCGAGTTCTTCACGCTCGTCGGCCCCTCGGGCTGTGGGAAGACGACCACGCTCAGAACGATCGCGGGCTTCGAAGAGCCGACCGACGGGACCGTCTACTTCGACGACAAACCGATGGCTGGTGTGCCGCCCGAGGATCGCGATGTCGGCGTCGTCTTCCAGAGCTACGGCCTCTTCCCGCACCTGAGCGTCGCCGAAAACGTCGGCTACGGGCTCCGATTCCGGAACCCGCCCGGCGGGGTAAGCGTCGACGAGCGCGTCGCGGAATTGCTCGAACTCGTCGACCTCGAGGGAACGGGGAGCCGTGACCCTGACCAGCTATCAGGGGGACAACAGCAGCGGGTCGCTTTGGCCCGCGCGCTCGCGCCGGCACCCGACTTGCTCCTGCTCGACGAGCCGATGAGCGCACTCGACGCCCGCCTCCGGGAATCGCTGCGCCGCCAGCTCACGCGGATCCAGTCGCGACTCGATATCACGACAGTCTACGTCACGCACGATCAGGAGGAGGCGCTCGCGATTTCGGACCGGCTCGCGGTGATGAACGACGGCCGAATCGAGCAGGTCGCCTCGCCCCAGACGATCTATCGCGAACCAAACACGCGCTTCGTCGCCGAGTTCGTCGGCGACAACAACATATTCGAGGGGACGGTCGTCGCTCGAGACGCCGATCGATGCGTGGTCGATGTTGGCGGGAAAGCGGTCGAGGTTCAGTCGATTCCGGACGGCACGGATCGAGTACACTTTTGCGTCCGGGCGGCCGCGTTGTCGCCCACGGTCGAGCGGAATCAGTTTCCGATCTCCGTCGAGACCAGCGAGTTCCGCGGGGAGACCGTCCACGCGTACGGCCGATGGAACGGCGTTCCGATCGTGCTACAGCTCGAGGAGGTTCCAGCGGACGAGATCACCGTGGGGTTCGAGCCCTCGAGTGCGCACGTGCTGGAGCCGTGA
- a CDS encoding BNR-4 repeat-containing protein: MERRDFLVSTVGAVGLSGCLATNQEAEVMSEVLVSDGAWSVHQRPRAVRVEDTTYVGWMDSRGWVGITAYDHNDGATESVRVSDELDWTDDHSSPAIHVRDDDRLIVYWTDRGEGTENMDYAISENALDISSWGSTQSFTSADVENVDYPQPVPWDGELRLYYRVGGHIDGKWKYRVSTDGGETYGSEQDFVDLVSEAIYIHPYQHEDRLHFALGDHRMDTPAIRHWYLEGGDYHESDGTVIQSGDQELTDETELTLVYDGEASGNNPPKQYDLICDGAGRPHVAFTEHVETGEGGGDGDYRARWAKWDGSEWVIGSEIVEMGGSLPEEHYYEGGLSLDSQDPTRVYASVETDNRNYQIQEWSTDDDGESWSSKDLSPADESVTRPTKRGRPISPRGHQNDLPVIWWAGRYDHFNYSQGSGYDTKVQRQDTPTEYVREGNNWIYTDHS, from the coding sequence ATGGAACGCCGCGATTTCCTTGTCTCGACGGTCGGTGCAGTTGGTCTTTCGGGATGCTTGGCAACTAACCAGGAGGCAGAGGTAATGTCTGAAGTACTTGTCTCCGATGGGGCATGGTCAGTCCATCAACGTCCGCGCGCAGTCCGCGTTGAAGACACGACCTATGTCGGTTGGATGGACTCGCGTGGCTGGGTCGGTATCACGGCCTACGATCACAACGACGGAGCGACCGAATCAGTGAGGGTGTCTGACGAACTTGACTGGACAGACGATCACTCATCCCCTGCAATCCACGTCCGCGACGATGATCGATTGATTGTCTACTGGACCGATAGGGGCGAAGGGACAGAAAATATGGATTATGCGATCAGCGAAAACGCGCTGGATATATCGTCGTGGGGGAGTACACAGTCGTTCACGTCTGCCGACGTGGAAAACGTCGACTATCCACAGCCCGTTCCGTGGGATGGCGAGCTACGGCTCTATTACCGAGTCGGAGGCCACATTGACGGGAAATGGAAATATCGCGTGTCGACAGATGGTGGAGAGACCTACGGCAGCGAACAGGACTTTGTAGATTTGGTCTCGGAAGCCATTTACATCCACCCGTACCAGCATGAGGATCGATTACACTTCGCGCTCGGAGATCATCGTATGGATACGCCTGCGATCCGTCACTGGTATCTCGAGGGCGGTGACTATCACGAGAGCGACGGTACGGTGATACAGTCCGGCGATCAGGAGTTAACGGATGAGACGGAACTCACGCTGGTCTACGACGGCGAAGCCAGTGGGAACAATCCGCCGAAACAATACGATTTGATTTGTGATGGCGCTGGACGCCCTCACGTTGCGTTTACCGAGCACGTCGAAACTGGGGAAGGTGGCGGAGATGGAGACTATCGCGCTCGTTGGGCTAAGTGGGACGGCTCAGAATGGGTAATCGGAAGTGAGATCGTGGAGATGGGTGGCTCACTCCCCGAGGAACATTATTACGAGGGTGGACTCTCGCTGGACTCCCAAGACCCAACAAGGGTCTATGCATCCGTTGAAACCGATAACCGGAACTACCAGATACAGGAATGGTCGACCGACGATGATGGGGAATCGTGGTCGTCAAAAGACTTATCGCCAGCAGATGAGTCTGTAACTCGTCCGACGAAACGCGGTCGACCCATCAGCCCACGAGGCCACCAAAACGACTTGCCAGTTATTTGGTGGGCCGGGCGGTATGACCATTTCAATTACTCGCAGGGAAGTGGATACGACACAAAAGTACAGCGTCAAGATACGCCGACCGAATACGTCCGAGAGGGGAATAATTGGATCTACACCGATCACTCCTGA
- a CDS encoding right-handed parallel beta-helix repeat-containing protein, whose product MKLSRRAAIVAGAAVATLTAGCQRQETTDDGPSDPEDSEDPEPEEDEDMTDGTSHHFNEDNELTSPIRIDDGDVSEKIDPETGDRIIKHEPSSETWGWKSDGAFVTNAVETDQVSVGEQNNVKRVNLDDGPEAVQDALSTIGSNGGGIVRTYGSGTYIWDKPVTIDHNNVELWGPGPAATITQGDEHDEIYILGIQGEENNRIENCAIRYVHVEGGRTENIDVDFANNSEVTHFISENSGDSDDAFAGNGDGVDTDYCDNIYIGHGITRNCRQSGIHVSMGTTNSTVENVWSFDDAHNPDGPGSGIDFRGDGVANNTVKGCKVFDSEDFGIADLSDGPNKIVDCFIDGTGRDGFRIQERGEARGIISRNAGRYGFNVDGAVNGKASNIHVIDPDDHGVWIVNADGFSLSQSSFAAGDSTGDGVRISSDDVELWSVDSEGFGSDFTCAGDRCKFDGVIDGGPLGGDDLSESSGAEEGNTALSDDSSAGDSYVLAVFDGSSWKYYDNTDIIAPSCIRSYRIAYFSFRCGTK is encoded by the coding sequence ATGAAGCTCTCGCGACGGGCCGCGATTGTGGCCGGCGCTGCGGTGGCGACGCTCACAGCAGGCTGCCAGAGGCAAGAGACAACAGACGATGGTCCGAGCGACCCCGAAGATTCCGAAGACCCGGAACCGGAAGAAGACGAGGATATGACTGACGGAACTTCACATCACTTCAACGAGGACAATGAACTGACCTCGCCGATTCGGATTGACGATGGCGATGTGTCCGAGAAGATCGATCCGGAGACCGGAGATCGCATCATTAAGCATGAACCGAGCAGCGAGACGTGGGGTTGGAAGTCGGATGGAGCATTTGTCACGAATGCAGTAGAAACGGACCAGGTCAGTGTAGGTGAGCAAAACAACGTCAAGCGGGTCAACCTTGACGACGGGCCGGAGGCAGTCCAAGACGCTCTCAGTACTATTGGTTCCAACGGCGGCGGAATCGTCCGTACATACGGGTCAGGAACCTATATTTGGGACAAACCAGTCACAATTGATCACAACAATGTTGAACTATGGGGTCCGGGACCAGCGGCAACGATAACACAGGGAGATGAACACGACGAAATATATATTCTTGGCATCCAAGGTGAAGAAAATAATCGTATCGAGAACTGTGCAATTAGATATGTCCATGTTGAGGGGGGCAGGACAGAGAATATCGACGTTGATTTCGCAAACAATTCGGAGGTGACGCATTTCATTTCCGAGAATTCAGGAGACTCAGACGATGCATTCGCGGGCAACGGTGACGGCGTTGATACTGATTACTGCGACAATATCTATATCGGCCACGGAATCACACGAAATTGTCGGCAGAGCGGGATTCATGTGTCGATGGGAACAACCAACTCAACCGTTGAAAACGTGTGGTCGTTTGACGATGCCCACAACCCCGACGGTCCCGGATCGGGGATTGACTTTCGGGGCGATGGGGTAGCGAATAATACCGTAAAGGGCTGTAAGGTGTTCGACTCTGAAGACTTTGGAATTGCAGACCTAAGCGACGGCCCAAATAAAATCGTTGACTGCTTTATTGATGGTACCGGGCGGGATGGTTTCAGGATTCAAGAGCGTGGCGAAGCTCGTGGGATTATCTCACGAAACGCTGGACGCTACGGTTTTAACGTCGATGGGGCAGTGAATGGAAAAGCAAGCAACATTCATGTTATAGATCCTGATGATCATGGGGTTTGGATCGTTAACGCAGATGGTTTTTCACTTTCGCAATCTTCGTTTGCTGCGGGCGACTCAACTGGGGACGGAGTTAGGATCAGTTCGGATGATGTGGAACTGTGGAGTGTCGATTCCGAAGGATTTGGCTCCGACTTCACCTGTGCGGGAGACAGATGCAAATTCGACGGTGTGATTGATGGTGGTCCACTCGGAGGGGATGATTTGAGCGAGTCGTCCGGTGCTGAAGAAGGGAATACTGCACTCTCTGACGATTCGTCTGCTGGTGATTCATACGTTCTCGCAGTCTTCGATGGATCTAGCTGGAAATACTATGATAACACAGACATAATCGCCCCATCCTGCATACGTAGTTACCGAATCGCCTATTTCAGTTTCAGGTGTGGAACTAAATAA